The following nucleotide sequence is from Synergistaceae bacterium DZ-S4.
CTGGTAGTCCGCGGTATTCTCAACGCGGAACTCCCTCAGCCAGCGCCTGGGTGTCGTGCCCTGCTTCTCAAAGTAGCCCTTCATTGGCTTGTTCACCTTAACGGGCCTGACTTCTCCGAAACCGAGCTGCACTGCGCTGTAACTGTTTTTTTCAGGTGTCCGGATTTCAACGATGGAGCAAGGTCCTGCCTCAATAACTGTTACGGGCACTGCCTTGCCTTCTTCGTCGAAGACCTGGGTCATCCCTACCTTGCGGCCCAGAATCCCCATGCTCATTAGCGTTTCACTCCTTTCAGACCAAACCTCTACAGTTTGATCTGTATATCGACACCGGAAGGCAGGTTAAGCTCCATAAGTGCTTCCATTGTCTTCTGTGTCGGATCGACTATATCTATCAGACGCTTGTGTGTCCTGATCTCAAACTGTTCGCGTGCGTCCTTGTCAACGTGGGGGGACATGAGGATATCGAACTTTTTGATCTCTGTCGGAAGAGGTACCGGCCCG
It contains:
- the rpsJ gene encoding 30S ribosomal protein S10 encodes the protein MLAKKIRIKLKAFDHRVLDASATQIAETAERTGARVSGPVPLPTEIKKFDILMSPHVDKDAREQFEIRTHKRLIDIVDPTQKTMEALMELNLPSGVDIQIKL